In one Fundulus heteroclitus isolate FHET01 chromosome 3, MU-UCD_Fhet_4.1, whole genome shotgun sequence genomic region, the following are encoded:
- the lin37 gene encoding protein lin-37 homolog isoform X2 has translation MHHVKIKTERPDSDSTGARGRLDAVLKGLVEKSENEREPNEDPGKLSVDSLNKDLSPSSAGKRPSARFPQHRRKKRKEMDEGIPETNQHKQNAYIIKLFDRSVDLAQFNTSTPLYPICRAWMRNNPSHREPVASPSSPQSITEEEVPDMMNGKGQNVYRLPPPSACAVSSSGEPINLRIPQTEKLTDVPVSGALISDHMERWKKIRQKWKECSNKNQLRYSESIKVLKEMKELYDH, from the exons ATGCATCACGTCAAGATAAAGACAGAGAGGCCAG ATTCGGACAGCACAGGTGCACGTGGCAGGTTGGATGCTGTGCTCAAGGGTCTTGTAGAAAAGAGTGAAAATGAAAG AGAACCAAATGAAGATCCAGGAAAGTTGTCAGTGGACTCTTTAAACAA AGATTTGTCTCCATCATCTGCTGGAAAAAG ACCTTCAGCAAGATTTCCACAGCACCGGAGGAAGAAGCGAAAGGAGATGGACGAGGGCATACCAGAGACCAATCAACATAAACAGA atgCGTATATTATTAAGTTGTTTGATCGCAGTGTGGATTTAGCTCAGTTCAACACCAGCACCCCACTGTATCCAATCTGCCGTGCCTGGATGAGAAACAATCCTTCCCATAGGGAGCCAGTGGCTTCTCCGAGCTCCCCACAAAGCATAACGGAGGAGGAG gtcccaGATATGATGAATGGCAAAGGTCAGAATGTGTATCGACTTCCCCCTCCATCTGCCTGTGCAGTTAGCTCCTCTGGTGAACCCATCAACCTCAGGATCCCACAGACTGAGAAG TTGACAGATGTTCCTGTATCAGGGGCGCTCATAAGTGACCACATGGAACGTTGGAAAAAGATAAGACAAAA GTGGAAGGAGTGCTCCAATAAGAACCAGCTGAGATACAGTGAGAGCATCAAGGTTCTGAAGGAAATGAAGGAACTTTATGATCACTGA
- the lin37 gene encoding protein lin-37 homolog isoform X1 gives MHHVKIKTERPDSDSTGARGRLDAVLKGLVEKSENEREPNEDPGKLSVDSLNKDLSPSSAGKRPSARFPQHRRKKRKEMDEGIPETNQHKQNAYIIKLFDRSVDLAQFNTSTPLYPICRAWMRNNPSHREPVASPSSPQSITEEEVPDMMNGKGQNVYRLPPPSACAVSSSGEPINLRIPQTEKVTISKLTDVPVSGALISDHMERWKKIRQKWKECSNKNQLRYSESIKVLKEMKELYDH, from the exons ATGCATCACGTCAAGATAAAGACAGAGAGGCCAG ATTCGGACAGCACAGGTGCACGTGGCAGGTTGGATGCTGTGCTCAAGGGTCTTGTAGAAAAGAGTGAAAATGAAAG AGAACCAAATGAAGATCCAGGAAAGTTGTCAGTGGACTCTTTAAACAA AGATTTGTCTCCATCATCTGCTGGAAAAAG ACCTTCAGCAAGATTTCCACAGCACCGGAGGAAGAAGCGAAAGGAGATGGACGAGGGCATACCAGAGACCAATCAACATAAACAGA atgCGTATATTATTAAGTTGTTTGATCGCAGTGTGGATTTAGCTCAGTTCAACACCAGCACCCCACTGTATCCAATCTGCCGTGCCTGGATGAGAAACAATCCTTCCCATAGGGAGCCAGTGGCTTCTCCGAGCTCCCCACAAAGCATAACGGAGGAGGAG gtcccaGATATGATGAATGGCAAAGGTCAGAATGTGTATCGACTTCCCCCTCCATCTGCCTGTGCAGTTAGCTCCTCTGGTGAACCCATCAACCTCAGGATCCCACAGACTGAGAAGGTCACAATTTCCAAG TTGACAGATGTTCCTGTATCAGGGGCGCTCATAAGTGACCACATGGAACGTTGGAAAAAGATAAGACAAAA GTGGAAGGAGTGCTCCAATAAGAACCAGCTGAGATACAGTGAGAGCATCAAGGTTCTGAAGGAAATGAAGGAACTTTATGATCACTGA